The Buchnera aphidicola (Sitobion avenae) genome contains a region encoding:
- the mraY gene encoding phospho-N-acetylmuramoyl-pentapeptide-transferase — translation MLIFLNKYFNLNFIFNIPYRAIFSLLTSFFINLYIGPYFIYFFKKLQNYQIIRKNGPKTHFSKNNTPTMGGIFIIFSILFSIILYCNLSCIYIWYVISILIGYGIIGLIDDYKKIKYQNTQGLKLIWKYFWLSVIALVFIYIINTSNKEIISTKLIIPFYVKNSFEIHYLYIFLSYFVIVGTSNSVNLTDGLDGLAIMPVIFLTCGFTLISLFSENINSATHLHVHYIKNSEELSVLCMAIIGSGLGFLWFNSYPAKVFMGDVGSLSLGGALGTIAILLHQELLLTVMGGIFVFETISVILQIISFKIRKKRIFKMAPIHHHYEIKGISEPLIVVRFWIVSLILLLISLISLKVY, via the coding sequence ATGTTAATTTTTTTAAATAAATATTTTAATTTAAATTTTATTTTTAATATTCCATATCGTGCAATATTCAGCTTATTAACTTCTTTTTTTATTAATTTATATATTGGACCATATTTCATATATTTTTTTAAAAAATTGCAAAATTATCAAATAATACGAAAAAATGGACCTAAAACACATTTTTCAAAAAATAATACTCCAACTATGGGTGGAATTTTTATAATTTTTTCTATATTATTTTCTATAATATTATATTGTAATTTATCATGTATTTATATTTGGTATGTTATAAGTATTTTAATAGGATATGGCATAATAGGTTTAATAGATGATTATAAAAAAATAAAATACCAAAACACTCAGGGATTAAAATTAATATGGAAATATTTTTGGTTGTCTGTCATTGCTTTAGTATTCATTTACATAATAAATACTAGCAACAAAGAAATCATTTCTACTAAATTAATCATTCCTTTTTATGTAAAAAATTCTTTTGAAATACATTATTTATACATATTTCTTTCTTATTTTGTAATTGTTGGCACTAGTAATTCAGTTAATTTAACAGACGGATTAGATGGATTAGCCATTATGCCTGTTATTTTTTTAACTTGTGGTTTTACATTAATATCTTTATTTAGTGAAAATATAAACAGTGCTACTCACTTACATGTTCATTATATAAAAAATTCAGAAGAATTATCTGTATTATGCATGGCAATTATTGGTTCAGGATTAGGTTTCTTGTGGTTTAACAGCTATCCAGCCAAGGTATTTATGGGAGATGTGGGTTCTCTTTCACTAGGTGGTGCTTTAGGAACTATAGCAATATTATTGCATCAAGAATTACTACTTACTGTTATGGGTGGTATTTTTGTTTTTGAAACAATATCTGTTATTTTACAAATTATATCATTCAAAATAAGAAAAAAAAGAATATTTAAAATGGCTCCAATTCATCACCATTATGAAATTAAAGGTATATCAGAACCTTTAATTGTGGTGAGATTTTGGATCGTATCATTAATATTACTATTAATAAGTCTTATTTCCTTAAAGGTGTATTAA
- a CDS encoding glutamate ligase domain-containing protein, with protein MFFYQKKKYSNFFSSDIKIHVYGTSFTIHTPCGNIDISLPFLGYQNISNALAATALSFAVKIPLKIIKIGLLNTPIVSRRLELITLANNKILIDDTYNSNVSSMISAIKVLENMPGYKILVTGDMAELGEKSALYHRMIGNTANLSKINKVFSVGNISNEITKVCNNGKHFFNKKNLSEYLKKLFLKQEQITILVKGSRSAKMEEIVEKLIKESKKKC; from the coding sequence ATATTTTTCTATCAAAAAAAAAAATATAGTAATTTTTTTTCTAGTGATATTAAAATTCATGTATATGGTACATCTTTTACAATACATACACCATGTGGAAACATAGATATTTCACTGCCATTTTTAGGCTATCAAAACATATCTAATGCATTAGCAGCTACAGCCCTTTCTTTTGCAGTAAAAATACCTTTAAAAATAATAAAAATAGGACTATTAAATACTCCTATTGTTTCAAGAAGATTAGAACTAATTACATTAGCAAACAATAAAATTTTAATTGATGATACTTATAATTCTAATGTTTCATCTATGATTTCAGCAATAAAAGTTTTAGAAAACATGCCAGGTTATAAAATTTTAGTAACTGGAGATATGGCCGAATTAGGAGAAAAAAGTGCTTTATATCATAGAATGATAGGAAATACTGCTAATTTATCAAAAATTAATAAAGTGTTTAGCGTTGGTAACATAAGCAATGAAATTACTAAAGTTTGCAATAATGGAAAACATTTTTTTAATAAAAAGAATCTCAGTGAATATTTAAAAAAACTATTTTTAAAACAAGAACAAATAACAATACTAGTCAAAGGATCTCGCAGTGCAAAAATGGAAGAAATAGTAGAAAAACTTATCAAAGAGAGCAAAAAAAAATGTTAA
- a CDS encoding Mur ligase family protein — MISVSLKKIALITNGKLYGNNLFINEIVIDTKKIVPGCLFIALIGIKFDAHIFVKDAIKKGCSAVITQKNIKSHISYIIVDNTSIALGQISNWIRKKTNAKILAITGSCGKTSVKEMTASILRQNGNTISTIDNLNNSIGVPMTLLRLTKKHKYAVIELGANKLGEISYTSNISQPEIILINNIHCAHLNGFKSLLGVSKAKSEIFSGLKPNGTVVINLDSHHLSLWKKDIYKNNILYFSIKKKNIVIFFLVILKFMYMVHLLQYIHHVET, encoded by the coding sequence ATGATTTCTGTATCATTGAAAAAAATCGCCTTAATTACTAATGGAAAACTATATGGAAACAATTTATTTATAAATGAAATTGTTATTGATACTAAAAAAATTGTTCCAGGTTGTCTTTTTATCGCTTTAATAGGTATAAAATTTGATGCTCATATATTTGTAAAAGATGCTATTAAAAAAGGCTGTTCTGCTGTAATTACACAGAAAAATATAAAATCCCATATTTCTTATATTATAGTAGACAACACATCTATTGCTTTAGGACAGATTTCTAATTGGATTCGCAAAAAAACTAATGCAAAAATATTAGCTATTACTGGTTCTTGTGGAAAAACTTCAGTTAAAGAAATGACGGCATCTATTCTTAGGCAGAATGGAAATACAATATCTACTATTGACAATTTAAATAATAGTATTGGTGTACCTATGACTTTGTTACGACTGACAAAAAAACATAAATACGCTGTGATTGAATTAGGTGCAAACAAATTAGGTGAAATTTCTTATACCAGCAATATTAGTCAACCAGAAATTATCTTAATTAATAATATTCACTGTGCTCACTTAAATGGATTTAAATCGTTATTAGGAGTATCTAAAGCCAAATCAGAAATATTTTCTGGTTTAAAACCAAATGGAACAGTGGTTATTAATTTAGACAGCCATCATCTTTCACTATGGAAAAAAGATATATATAAAAATAATATTTTATATTTTTCTATCAAAAAAAAAAATATAGTAATTTTTTTTCTAGTGATATTAAAATTCATGTATATGGTACATCTTTTACAATACATACACCATGTGGAAACATAG
- the murE gene encoding UDP-N-acetylmuramoyl-L-alanyl-D-glutamate--2,6-diaminopimelate ligase gives MNKTSLKYLLSPWIKNIPNKYILNLNMDSRNLNKGDLFIAVPGIKKDGRNFIFEAIYKKVSTILYETEKKEIHGIFKYINNILIIYFFKLSEKISMIASRFYKEPGKKLKIIGVTGTNGKTTIIQLINQWSTILGNKVATMGTLGNGVYNFLKPSKNTTSSAIFIHSFLSMALEKQAKLVTMEVSSHGLIQNRVKDVPFHIAIFSNLTQDHLDYHINMKQYESAKWLLFSTHKVKKIILNADDQYGKIWLKKLLDFYTISVTIKNSEQRKYSTKWINATDIKYYNHSVRITFESSWGKGEISSCLIGYFNVTNLLLSLACLLELGYNLSDLIRTSKKITPVHGRMETFFRIKKPTFIIDYAHTPDALQKTLDAIYLHYRKYIWCIFGCGGERDQKKRSIMGAIAEKMSDKVILTNDNPRNEKEIKIIQDILSGCKNKKKILIIPNRKKAIYYAYLKSKHNHIILIAGKGHEEQQIIKNRDIKYSDKKTVLNLLENKI, from the coding sequence ATGAACAAAACTTCCTTAAAATATTTACTATCACCATGGATTAAAAATATTCCAAACAAATATATTTTAAATTTAAATATGGATAGCAGAAATTTGAATAAAGGAGATTTATTTATAGCTGTGCCTGGAATAAAAAAAGATGGACGCAACTTTATTTTCGAAGCGATTTATAAAAAAGTGTCAACAATTCTATATGAAACTGAAAAAAAAGAAATTCATGGAATATTTAAATATATTAATAATATTCTTATAATATACTTTTTTAAACTATCCGAAAAAATATCGATGATAGCAAGCCGTTTTTATAAAGAACCAGGAAAAAAATTAAAAATAATTGGAGTTACTGGTACTAATGGAAAGACGACTATAATTCAATTGATTAATCAATGGAGTACAATTTTAGGCAATAAAGTTGCAACCATGGGAACTTTAGGAAACGGTGTTTATAACTTTTTAAAACCTTCAAAAAACACGACCTCTTCTGCTATTTTTATTCATTCATTCTTATCTATGGCATTAGAAAAACAAGCTAAATTAGTGACTATGGAAGTTTCTTCACATGGTTTGATACAAAATCGTGTAAAAGACGTTCCTTTTCATATTGCAATATTTTCAAATCTAACACAAGATCACTTAGATTATCATATAAATATGAAACAATATGAATCAGCAAAATGGTTATTGTTTAGCACGCATAAAGTTAAAAAAATTATATTAAATGCTGATGATCAATACGGTAAAATATGGTTAAAAAAATTACTCGATTTCTATACAATATCGGTTACGATTAAAAATTCTGAACAGAGAAAATATTCTACAAAATGGATCAATGCCACAGATATTAAATATTATAATCATTCTGTTCGTATTACATTCGAATCAAGTTGGGGAAAGGGTGAGATATCATCTTGTCTAATTGGATATTTCAATGTCACCAATCTCTTATTATCTTTAGCTTGTCTTTTAGAATTAGGTTATAATTTGTCTGATTTAATTCGCACATCTAAAAAAATAACACCTGTACATGGTAGAATGGAAACATTTTTTCGTATTAAAAAACCAACTTTTATTATTGATTATGCTCATACACCAGATGCATTACAAAAAACACTTGATGCAATTTATTTACATTATCGAAAATACATTTGGTGTATATTTGGATGCGGAGGAGAAAGAGATCAAAAAAAACGTTCTATTATGGGGGCTATTGCGGAAAAAATGTCAGATAAAGTTATTCTTACAAACGATAATCCGCGAAATGAAAAAGAAATAAAAATTATACAAGATATTCTAAGTGGTTGTAAAAACAAGAAAAAAATACTAATTATTCCAAATAGAAAAAAAGCAATATATTATGCATATCTTAAATCAAAACATAATCATATAATTTTAATAGCAGGAAAAGGACATGAAGAACAACAAATAATTAAAAATAGAGATATAAAATATTCAGATAAAAAAACAGTATTAAACTTATTGGAAAATAAAATATGA
- the ftsI gene encoding peptidoglycan glycosyltransferase FtsI yields the protein MYKKEKINFFKEKIKKIDYINWRFFILYSFIFLSLLILTSRIIFLQIINPNPLIIEGDRRTLRTQSLLATRGIINDRRGYPLAVTVSVNAICADPSAILDIKNIKNDKRWKALSEILSIPLQDVISHINSYKKSKFIYLARQINPEISDYIKQLHLSGVFLLEEPKRYYPFGKIAAQLIGITNIDGIGIEGIEKSFNSLLTGKPGKRKIRKDNKGHVVENISLVNKSPSNNLTLSIDTKLQNIIYDKLHDAVEKNKADCGTAVLIDIKTGEVLSMANSPSYNPNNMKNTIKKNIRNRAITDMFEPGSTVKPIVILEGLELGTIQENSIINTKPFFIKSHRIKDVSYHEQLSITGILQKSSNVGVSKIALSMPILKLLDGYTKFGLGKPTKLGLIGEKSGLIPKRKRWSDLDKATFSFGYGLMVTPLQLARLYATIGSYGIYRPLSIIKIKKPLYEKRIFPKKYVQKVINMMESVAKIGGSGRQAAVKGYRIAIKTGTAKKVGINGHYIKKYTAYTAGIAPASDPRFSLIIIIDNPKGNQYYGGAVSAPVFSGVMQLILKEMNIKPDNLSN from the coding sequence ATGTATAAAAAAGAAAAAATTAATTTTTTTAAAGAAAAAATAAAAAAAATAGATTATATAAATTGGCGTTTTTTTATATTATATAGTTTTATTTTTTTATCTTTACTTATTTTAACTTCGCGCATAATTTTTTTACAAATAATTAATCCGAATCCACTTATAATAGAAGGAGATCGTAGAACATTAAGAACACAATCTTTACTTGCGACAAGAGGAATTATTAATGATCGAAGAGGATACCCTCTAGCAGTCACTGTATCAGTTAATGCGATATGTGCAGATCCATCTGCAATTCTTGATATCAAAAATATTAAAAATGATAAACGATGGAAAGCTTTATCAGAAATTCTATCTATTCCTTTACAAGATGTAATTTCACATATAAATTCTTATAAAAAATCAAAATTTATTTATTTAGCTCGTCAAATAAATCCTGAGATTTCAGATTATATTAAACAATTACATTTATCTGGTGTTTTTTTATTAGAAGAACCAAAAAGATATTATCCTTTTGGAAAAATCGCAGCTCAACTTATAGGTATAACTAACATAGATGGAATCGGAATTGAAGGAATAGAAAAAAGTTTTAATTCACTGTTGACAGGAAAACCAGGAAAAAGAAAAATAAGAAAAGATAATAAAGGACATGTTGTTGAAAATATATCTTTAGTTAATAAAAGTCCATCCAATAATTTAACACTCAGTATTGATACAAAATTACAAAATATTATATATGATAAATTACACGATGCAGTAGAAAAAAATAAAGCTGATTGTGGCACTGCAGTTTTGATTGATATCAAAACTGGAGAAGTTTTATCTATGGCAAATAGTCCTTCATATAATCCTAATAATATGAAAAATACAATAAAAAAAAATATTCGTAATAGAGCAATTACAGATATGTTTGAGCCTGGTTCAACAGTAAAACCAATAGTGATTTTAGAAGGATTAGAACTTGGCACAATTCAAGAAAATTCTATAATAAATACAAAACCTTTTTTCATTAAAAGTCATCGAATAAAAGATGTTTCTTATCATGAACAACTTTCTATCACTGGTATATTACAAAAATCAAGCAATGTAGGAGTATCAAAAATTGCACTTTCTATGCCAATTTTAAAATTACTTGACGGCTATACAAAATTTGGATTAGGAAAACCTACTAAACTAGGATTAATTGGAGAAAAAAGCGGATTGATACCTAAAAGAAAAAGATGGTCTGATTTAGATAAAGCTACTTTCTCTTTTGGATATGGACTTATGGTAACCCCTCTTCAACTAGCCAGATTATATGCTACTATCGGAAGTTATGGAATATATCGCCCACTTTCTATTATAAAAATTAAAAAACCATTATATGAAAAGAGAATCTTCCCAAAAAAATATGTTCAAAAAGTAATTAATATGATGGAAAGTGTTGCTAAAATAGGAGGAAGCGGTAGACAAGCTGCAGTTAAAGGGTATCGTATTGCTATTAAAACAGGAACTGCAAAAAAAGTCGGTATTAATGGACATTATATTAAAAAATACACAGCTTATACTGCGGGAATTGCTCCAGCGAGTGATCCAAGGTTTTCATTGATAATTATTATCGATAATCCTAAAGGAAATCAATATTATGGAGGTGCAGTTTCCGCTCCAGTTTTTAGCGGTGTAATGCAATTAATATTAAAAGAAATGAATATAAAACCAGATAATCTATCTAATTAA
- the rsmH gene encoding 16S rRNA (cytosine(1402)-N(4))-methyltransferase RsmH: MNHIIKHIPVMKEELIRSLKIQENGIYIDSTFGSGGHSYEILKKLGKDGRLYSIDRDPIAFSIGKNIQDMRFHIVHKNFSKLLDYAKNEKIAGKVNGIIFDLGVSSLQIDDCKRGFSFKKDGPLDMRMNPESGISASEWLFKSHVDEISFVLKNFGEERFSKKIAYAIKKTSKIKKITSTLELASIIKKAIPIKNKFKHPARRSFQAIRIYINQELKEIEAALESTLKILKPGGRISILSFHSLEDRIVKKFMIKNSKKAIVPYGMPITEKQLNNLKICKLKIINRILPTKNEISNNPRARSSILRTAEMKE; encoded by the coding sequence ATGAATCATATAATTAAGCATATTCCAGTAATGAAAGAAGAACTAATTCGTTCTTTAAAGATTCAAGAAAATGGTATTTATATTGACAGCACATTTGGATCTGGTGGACATTCATATGAAATTTTAAAAAAATTAGGAAAAGATGGAAGATTATATTCTATTGATAGAGATCCAATAGCTTTTTCTATTGGAAAAAATATTCAAGACATGCGTTTTCATATAGTTCACAAGAATTTTTCAAAATTACTAGATTATGCAAAAAACGAAAAAATTGCAGGAAAAGTTAATGGAATTATATTTGATTTAGGAGTGTCTTCATTACAAATTGACGACTGTAAAAGAGGTTTTTCATTTAAAAAAGATGGTCCTTTAGATATGCGAATGAATCCTGAATCCGGCATTTCTGCTTCAGAATGGCTGTTTAAAAGTCATGTTGATGAAATTTCTTTTGTTTTAAAAAATTTTGGAGAAGAACGTTTTTCAAAAAAAATAGCTTATGCAATAAAAAAAACAAGTAAAATAAAAAAAATAACAAGCACTCTAGAATTAGCAAGTATTATAAAAAAAGCAATACCGATAAAAAACAAGTTTAAACATCCAGCAAGAAGAAGTTTTCAAGCAATTAGAATTTATATTAATCAAGAATTGAAAGAAATTGAAGCCGCTTTAGAAAGTACACTGAAAATATTAAAACCAGGAGGACGGATATCAATTCTTAGTTTTCATTCTTTAGAAGATAGAATAGTAAAGAAATTTATGATAAAAAATAGTAAAAAAGCAATAGTTCCATATGGTATGCCTATTACAGAAAAACAATTAAACAATTTAAAAATATGCAAATTAAAAATTATTAATCGTATATTACCCACTAAAAATGAAATAAGTAATAATCCCAGAGCTCGAAGTTCTATACTTCGTACAGCAGAAATGAAAGAATGA
- the ilvN gene encoding acetolactate synthase small subunit, with amino-acid sequence MRRILSILLENESGALSRVIGLFSQRGYNIETITLAPTEDPTLSKMTIQTVGDEKAIEQIEKQLHKLIDVLRVVQIGQSSHVEREIILLKVQINDYRRDYIKHIIEVFRGQIVDITSATYILQLSGTTKKIDSFLKIIRNISEVIEVTRSGIVGISRG; translated from the coding sequence ATGCGAAGAATTCTATCTATTCTATTAGAAAATGAATCAGGTGCATTATCACGAGTAATAGGACTCTTTTCGCAAAGAGGATACAATATAGAAACTATTACATTAGCACCTACTGAAGACCCTACTTTATCAAAAATGACTATACAAACAGTAGGCGATGAAAAAGCCATTGAACAAATTGAAAAACAACTTCATAAATTGATAGATGTATTAAGAGTTGTACAAATTGGACAGTCTTCTCATGTCGAACGTGAAATTATATTACTAAAAGTTCAGATAAACGATTATAGACGAGATTATATAAAACATATTATCGAAGTATTTCGAGGACAAATTGTAGATATAACATCTGCAACATATATATTACAATTGTCTGGTACTACAAAAAAAATTGATTCTTTTCTTAAAATCATACGAAATATATCAGAAGTTATTGAAGTAACTCGTTCTGGAATTGTTGGTATTTCTCGAGGATAA
- a CDS encoding acetolactate synthase 3 large subunit — protein sequence MEILSGAEMVVRSLIDQGIQHIFGYPGGAVLDIYDALKTVGGIEHILVRHEQAATHMADGYSRATGKTGVVLVTSGPGATNAITGIATAYMDSIPMVVISGQVASSLIGYDAFQECDMIGISRPVVKHSFLVKKTEDIPMVFKKAFWLASSGRPGPVVIDLPKDILKKENKFYYEWPEKVHIRSYNPTTKGHIGQIKKALCTLLKAQKPVIYAGGGIISSDGSDELRVFAEKTNCPVTTSLMGLGAFPGNHAQNISMLGMHGTYEANMTMHHADVIFAIGVRFDDRTTNNLKKYCPNAVVLHIDIDPTSISKTVSANIPIVGDAKHVLRKMLELLKKEKKIPLLKNWWDTIKKWKKVNSLKYDQTGNEIKPQKVIETLFKLTKGTAYITSDVGQHQMFTALYYPFNKPRHWINSGGLGTMGFGLPAALGVKLALPKETVICITGDGSIQMNIQELSTAKQYNLAILILNLNNSSLGMVKQWQDMIYSGRHSHSYMDSLPNFVKLSESYGHFGLKITKPIELEEKLTLALNKLSHGHLVFVDVQIDNSEHVYPMQIQGGGMNEMLLRKKEVS from the coding sequence ATGGAAATATTATCAGGAGCCGAAATGGTTGTTCGATCATTAATTGATCAAGGAATACAGCATATATTTGGTTATCCTGGTGGTGCTGTACTAGATATTTATGATGCTCTAAAAACTGTTGGTGGCATTGAACATATTTTAGTAAGACATGAACAAGCTGCAACTCATATGGCTGATGGTTATTCTCGTGCTACTGGAAAAACAGGAGTTGTATTAGTTACTTCTGGACCAGGTGCAACAAATGCTATTACTGGTATTGCTACAGCATATATGGATTCTATTCCTATGGTTGTCATATCTGGTCAAGTTGCTTCTTCATTAATTGGTTATGATGCTTTCCAAGAATGTGACATGATTGGCATTTCTCGTCCGGTAGTAAAACATAGTTTTTTAGTTAAAAAAACTGAAGATATACCTATGGTTTTTAAAAAAGCTTTTTGGTTAGCATCAAGTGGACGTCCAGGACCTGTGGTAATTGATTTGCCTAAAGACATCTTAAAAAAAGAAAATAAATTTTATTATGAATGGCCAGAAAAAGTTCATATACGATCGTATAATCCAACCACAAAAGGTCATATAGGACAAATTAAAAAAGCACTTTGCACATTATTAAAAGCTCAAAAACCTGTAATTTATGCAGGTGGTGGAATTATTAGTTCTGATGGTAGTGACGAACTACGTGTTTTTGCAGAGAAGACAAACTGTCCTGTTACTACTTCTTTGATGGGACTAGGAGCTTTTCCGGGAAATCATGCTCAAAATATTTCTATGTTGGGAATGCATGGAACTTATGAAGCTAATATGACTATGCATCATGCCGATGTTATTTTTGCTATAGGGGTTAGATTTGATGATCGAACAACAAATAATTTAAAAAAATACTGTCCAAACGCTGTTGTTTTACATATTGATATTGATCCTACTTCTATTTCTAAAACTGTGTCTGCTAATATACCTATTGTTGGAGATGCGAAACATGTACTTCGAAAAATGTTGGAATTATTAAAGAAAGAAAAAAAAATTCCGCTATTAAAAAATTGGTGGGATACTATTAAAAAATGGAAAAAAGTTAATAGTCTCAAATATGATCAAACAGGTAATGAGATTAAGCCTCAAAAAGTTATTGAAACTCTTTTTAAACTAACAAAAGGTACAGCTTATATTACTTCAGATGTTGGACAACATCAAATGTTTACTGCATTGTATTATCCATTTAACAAGCCTAGACATTGGATTAATTCAGGTGGTCTAGGAACTATGGGATTTGGACTTCCTGCAGCATTGGGTGTAAAACTAGCTTTGCCAAAAGAAACTGTCATCTGTATCACTGGAGACGGTAGTATTCAAATGAATATTCAAGAATTATCTACAGCGAAACAATATAATTTAGCAATATTAATATTAAATCTTAACAATTCTTCTTTAGGAATGGTTAAACAATGGCAAGATATGATTTATTCAGGAAGGCATTCTCATTCTTATATGGACTCACTTCCAAATTTTGTAAAATTATCAGAATCTTATGGACACTTTGGTCTTAAAATTACTAAACCTATAGAATTAGAAGAAAAGTTAACATTAGCATTAAATAAATTATCTCATGGTCATTTAGTATTTGTAGACGTTCAAATAGATAATTCTGAGCACGTTTATCCCATGCAGATTCAAGGCGGCGGTATGAATGAAATGTTGTTAAGGAAAAAAGAGGTCTCCTAA
- the degP gene encoding serine endoprotease DegP, which yields MKKSAIISSEIILILTLLLSFGMSWNDITPAIKNSTVSKETSPSLAPMLEKVMPSVISINIEGSTVVHTSRLPHQFKPFFGDNSPFCQDNSPFRNSPFCRVHPNSDNKNEKFHALGSGVIINADKGYAVTNNHVVEHANKIHVQLSDGRRYEARVIGKDSRSDIALIQLKNANNLSAIKIADSDTLRVGDYTVAIGNPYGLGETVTSGIISALGRSGLNIEHYENFIQTDAAINRGNSGGALVNLNGELIGINTAILAPDGGNIGIGFAIPGNMVKNLTAQMVQYGQVRRGELGIIGMELNSDLAQIMKINAQKGAFVSRVLPDSSAFEAGIRAGDIIVFLNKKPISSFAALRAEIGSLPVKTKMELGIFREGKIKTILVELKHSIKHNLNSENNYIGIEGVNLSDYVSNEQKGVKVENVKLNTPASRIGFKKNDIIIGVNQKLINSLEELKIILDSKPKILVFNVKRGNDSIYLVSE from the coding sequence ATGAAAAAATCAGCTATAATATCAAGTGAAATAATTCTGATTTTAACGCTATTACTAAGTTTTGGAATGTCTTGGAACGATATTACTCCTGCTATAAAAAATAGCACTGTTTCGAAAGAAACATCTCCTAGTTTAGCGCCAATGTTAGAAAAAGTTATGCCTTCAGTAATTAGCATTAATATTGAAGGAAGTACTGTTGTGCATACTTCTCGGTTGCCTCATCAATTTAAACCATTTTTTGGTGATAACTCTCCTTTTTGTCAGGATAATTCACCATTTCGAAATTCTCCTTTTTGCCGAGTTCATCCTAATTCTGATAATAAAAATGAAAAATTTCACGCATTAGGTTCTGGTGTTATTATTAATGCTGATAAAGGATATGCAGTAACAAATAATCATGTTGTTGAGCATGCAAACAAAATTCATGTCCAATTAAGTGATGGACGTCGTTATGAAGCTCGAGTAATTGGCAAGGATTCGCGTTCTGATATTGCTTTAATACAATTAAAAAATGCAAATAATTTAAGTGCGATAAAAATTGCTGATTCTGATACTTTGCGGGTAGGAGATTATACTGTAGCTATCGGTAATCCATATGGTCTTGGAGAAACTGTTACTTCAGGTATTATTTCTGCGTTAGGACGAAGTGGTTTAAATATTGAGCATTATGAAAATTTCATTCAAACTGATGCAGCAATTAATCGAGGCAATTCTGGTGGAGCATTAGTTAATTTAAACGGCGAATTAATAGGAATTAACACTGCTATTTTAGCTCCAGATGGTGGAAATATTGGAATTGGATTTGCTATTCCCGGAAATATGGTAAAAAATTTAACTGCACAAATGGTTCAATATGGACAAGTAAGACGAGGGGAATTGGGCATAATAGGTATGGAATTAAACTCAGATTTGGCACAAATTATGAAAATTAATGCACAAAAAGGTGCTTTTGTTAGTCGAGTTTTACCTGATTCTTCTGCATTTGAAGCAGGTATCCGAGCGGGTGATATTATTGTTTTTTTAAATAAAAAACCTATTTCTAGTTTCGCAGCATTACGTGCTGAAATAGGATCTTTGCCAGTAAAAACTAAAATGGAATTAGGAATATTTCGAGAAGGAAAAATTAAAACTATTTTAGTTGAATTAAAACATTCTATAAAACACAATTTAAATTCAGAAAATAATTATATAGGAATTGAAGGTGTAAATTTAAGTGATTATGTATCTAATGAACAAAAAGGAGTAAAAGTAGAAAATGTAAAATTAAATACTCCTGCATCAAGAATTGGTTTTAAAAAAAATGATATTATTATTGGAGTTAATCAGAAATTAATAAATTCTTTAGAAGAATTAAAAATAATTTTAGATAGTAAGCCTAAAATATTAGTTTTTAATGTAAAAAGAGGCAATGATAGTATATACCTAGTCAGTGAATAA